From the genome of Desmodus rotundus isolate HL8 chromosome 2, HLdesRot8A.1, whole genome shotgun sequence, one region includes:
- the MYNN gene encoding myoneurin isoform X1 yields the protein MQYSHHCEHLLERLNKQREAGFLCDCTIVIGEFQFKAHRNVLASFSEYFGAIYRSTSENNVFLDQSQVKADGFKKLLEFIYTGTLNLDSWNVKEIHQAADYLKVEEVVTKCKIKMEDFAFIANPSSTEISSITGNIELNQQTCLLTLRDYNSREKSEVSTDLVQANPKQGALAKKSSQTKKKKKAFNSQKTGQNKRVQYPSDILENASVELFLDANKLPTPVIEQVAQRNDNSELELTSVVENTFPAQDIVQTVTVKRKRGKSQPNCALKEHSMSNIDSVKNSYELESSGEELDQRYSKAKPMCNTCGKMFSEASSLRRHMRIHKGVKPYVCHLCGKAFTQCNQLKTHVRTHTGEKPYKCELCDKGFAQKCQLVFHSRMHHGEEKPYKCDVCNLQFATSSNLKIHARKHSGEKPYVCDRCGQRFAQASTLTYHVRRHTGEKPYVCDTCGKAFAVSSSLITHSRKHTGEKPYICGICGKSFISSGELNKHFRSHTGERPFICELCGNSYTDIKNLKKHKTKVHSGADKILDSSIEDHPLCEQDSIQKSPLSETLDVKPSDMTLPLALPLGTEDHHMLLPVTDSQSPTSDTLLRSTVNGYSEPQLIFLQQLY from the exons ATGCAGTATTCGCACCACTGTGAGCACCTTTTAGAGAGACTGAACAAACAACGGGAAGCAGGTTTTCTTTGTGACTGCACTATCGTGATTGGGGAATTCCAGTTTAAAGCTCATAGAAATGTGCTTGCCTCGTTTAGTGAGTATTTTGGTGCAATCTACAGAAGCACTTCTGAGAACAATGTCTTTCTTGATCAGAGCCAGGTGAAGGCAGATGGATTTAAGAAACTGTTGGAGTTTATATACACAGGAACTTTAAACCTTGACAG TTGGAATGTTAAAGAAATTCATCAGGCTGCTGACTATCTCAAGGTGGAAGAGGTGGTcactaaatgtaaaataaagatggaagattttgcttttattgctaATCCCTCTTCTACAGAGATATCTAGTATTACTGGAAACATTGAATTGAATCAACAGACTTGTCTTCTTACTCTGCGAGATTATAACAGTCGGGAGAAATCAGAAGTGTCTACAGATTTAGTTCAGGCAAATCCTAAACAAGGGGCTTTAGCAAAGAAGTCATCTCAaactaaaaagaagaagaaagccttcAATTCCCAGAAAACAGGGCAGAATAAAAGAGTGCAATATCCCagtgacattttagaaaatgcatCTGTTGAATTATTTCTAGATGCAAATAAATTGCCCACACCTGTAATAGAACAGGTTGCACAAAGAAATGATAATTCAGAACTCGAGTTGACATCAGTTGTGGAAAATACTTTTCCAGCACAAGATATTGTGCAGACTGTTACAGTGAAACGGAAACGTGGAAAATCACAGCCAAATTGTGCTCTGAAAGAACACTCTATGTCTAATATAGACAGTGTCAAGAATTCTTATGAACTGGAGAGCTCTGGGGAAGAGCTGGATCAGAGGTATTCCAAGGCCAAGCCAATGTGTAATACATGTGGGAAAATGTTTTCAGAAGCCAGCAGCTTGAGAAGGCACATGAGAATACATAAAGGAGTCAAACCTTATGTTTGCCACTTGTGTGGAAAGGCATTTACCCAGTGTAACCAGCTGAAAACGCATGTAAGAACTCACACAG gtgAGAAGCCATACAAATGTGAACTGTGTGATAAAGGATTTGCTCAGAAATGTCAGCTAGTCTTCCATAGTCGCATGCATCATGGTGAGGAAAAACCCTATAAATGTGATGTATGCAATTTACAATTTGCAACTTCTAGCAATCTCAAGATTCATGCAag GAAGCATAGTGGAGAGAAGCCATATGTCTGTGATAGGTGCGGACAGAGATTTGCCCAAGCCAGCACCCTGACCTATCATGTTCGTAggcatactggagagaagccttatgtaTGTGATACTTGTGGGAAGGCATTTGCTGTCTCTAGTTCTCTTATCACTCATTCTCGAAAGCATACAG GTGAAAAACCATACATATGTGGTATTTGTGGGAAAAGTTTTATTTCCTCAGGAGAGCTCAACAAACACTTTCGATCCCATACAG GAGAAAGACCATTTATCTGCGAATTATGTGGAAATTCTTACAcagatattaaaaatttaaagaagcacAAGACAAAAGTTCATTCTG GGGCAGATAAAATTCTAGATTCTAGTATAGAGGATCATCCCTTATGTGAACAAGACTCCATACAGAAAAGCCCTTTATCAGAAACTTTGGATGTGAAGCCTTCTGATATGACTTTACCACTGGCCCTTCCACTTGGGACTGAGGACCACCACATGCTTCTGCCTGTCACAGATAGTCAGTCTCCTACATCAGATACATTGTTGAGGTCAACTGTGAATGGGTATTCAGAACCACAGTTGATTTTTTTACAACAGTTATACTGA
- the ACTRT3 gene encoding actin-related protein T3 isoform X1: MSNYQPRVVIDNGSGVIKAGLAGSREPQFIYPNIIGRTKGQSWAAEGALELCVGDQAQDRRSSLSISYPVERGLITSWGDMEITWKHIYDHNLKLKPCDVPVLITEPALNPLANRQQITEVFFEHLGVPAFYMSIQGVLALFAAGFTTGFVMNSGAGITQCLPIFEGYCLPHGVQQLHLAGLDLTNYLMMLLKDHGIMLLSAADRRIVADIKETSCYVAMNYEEEIAKKPSTIEKVYQLPDGKMIRLHDQLFQCPEALFCPSLMNLETPGIDKMCFSSIMKCDSDLRNSFFSNIILAGGSTLFPGLDKRLVKDIANVAPANTPVQVIAPPERKISVWMGGSILASLSAFQDMWITAAEFKEVGPNIVHQRCF; this comes from the exons ATGAGCAACTACCAGCCACGGGTGGTGATCGACAACGGCTCGGGAGTGATTAAGGCGGGCCTGGCTGGATCCCGGGAGCCCCAGTTTATCTACCCAAACATAATCGGCCGGACCAAAGGCCAGAGCTGGGCAGCGGAGGGCGCGCTGGAGCTGTGCGTGGGCGACCAAGCGCAGGACAGGAGAAGCTCGCTGTCCATCAG CTACCCAGTGGAGCGTGGTCTCATTACTTCCTGGGgggacatggagatcacatggaagcaTATCTATGACCACAACCTGAAGCTAAAGCCCTGTGATGTCCCAGTCTTGATTACTGAGCCAGCACTGAACCCACTGGCCAATCGACAACAGATCACTGAAGTGTTTTTTGAGCATCTGGGGGTTCCTGCCTTCTATATGTCCATCCAGGGGGTGCTGGCTCTCTTTGCTGCTGGCTTCACAACTGGCTTTGTGATGAATTCAGGTGCTGGGATTACCCAGTGTCTGCCCATTTTTGAAGGTTACTGTCTTCCTCATGGCGTCCAGCAGCTCCATCTGGCTGGCCTTGACCTTACCAACTACCTCATGATGCTGTTGAAGGACCATGGCATCATGCTGCTTAGTGCTGCGGACAGAAGGATTGTTGCAGACATTAAGGAAACCTCTTGTTATGTGGCAATGAACTATGAAGAGGAAATAGCCAAGAAACCTAGTACTATAGAGAAAGTTTACCAACTACCCGATGGGAAGATGATCAGGCTCCATGACCAGCTCTTTCAATGTCCAGAGGCCCTCTTCTGTCCATCTCTCATGAACCTGGAGACTCCTGGCATTGATAAGATGTGCTTCAGCAGCATAATGAAATGCGATTCAGATTTGAggaattcctttttctccaaTATTATCCTTGCTGGGGGATCAACCTTGTTCCCTGGTTTAGACAAGCGGCTGGTTAAAGATATAGCAAATGTGGCGCCTGCCAATACCCCTGTGCAAGTTATAGCTCCCCCAGAAAGGAAAATATCAGTATGGATGGGAGGCTCTATTCTTGCATCCCTGTCTGCCTTCCAAGACATGTGGATCACTGCTGCAGAATTTAAAGAAGTTGGTCCCAACATAGTACACCAGAGATGCTTCTAA
- the MYNN gene encoding myoneurin isoform X2: MQYSHHCEHLLERLNKQREAGFLCDCTIVIGEFQFKAHRNVLASFSEYFGAIYRSTSENNVFLDQSQVKADGFKKLLEFIYTGTLNLDSWNVKEIHQAADYLKVEEVVTKCKIKMEDFAFIANPSSTEISSITGNIELNQQTCLLTLRDYNSREKSEVSTDLVQANPKQGALAKKSSQTKKKKKAFNSQKTGQNKRVQYPSDILENASVELFLDANKLPTPVIEQVAQRNDNSELELTSVVENTFPAQDIVQTVTVKRKRGKSQPNCALKEHSMSNIDSVKNSYELESSGEELDQRYSKAKPMCNTCGKMFSEASSLRRHMRIHKGVKPYVCHLCGKAFTQCNQLKTHVRTHTGEKPYKCELCDKGFAQKCQLVFHSRMHHGEEKPYKCDVCNLQFATSSNLKIHARKHSGEKPYVCDRCGQRFAQASTLTYHVRRHTGEKPYVCDTCGKAFAVSSSLITHSRKHTGERPFICELCGNSYTDIKNLKKHKTKVHSGADKILDSSIEDHPLCEQDSIQKSPLSETLDVKPSDMTLPLALPLGTEDHHMLLPVTDSQSPTSDTLLRSTVNGYSEPQLIFLQQLY, encoded by the exons ATGCAGTATTCGCACCACTGTGAGCACCTTTTAGAGAGACTGAACAAACAACGGGAAGCAGGTTTTCTTTGTGACTGCACTATCGTGATTGGGGAATTCCAGTTTAAAGCTCATAGAAATGTGCTTGCCTCGTTTAGTGAGTATTTTGGTGCAATCTACAGAAGCACTTCTGAGAACAATGTCTTTCTTGATCAGAGCCAGGTGAAGGCAGATGGATTTAAGAAACTGTTGGAGTTTATATACACAGGAACTTTAAACCTTGACAG TTGGAATGTTAAAGAAATTCATCAGGCTGCTGACTATCTCAAGGTGGAAGAGGTGGTcactaaatgtaaaataaagatggaagattttgcttttattgctaATCCCTCTTCTACAGAGATATCTAGTATTACTGGAAACATTGAATTGAATCAACAGACTTGTCTTCTTACTCTGCGAGATTATAACAGTCGGGAGAAATCAGAAGTGTCTACAGATTTAGTTCAGGCAAATCCTAAACAAGGGGCTTTAGCAAAGAAGTCATCTCAaactaaaaagaagaagaaagccttcAATTCCCAGAAAACAGGGCAGAATAAAAGAGTGCAATATCCCagtgacattttagaaaatgcatCTGTTGAATTATTTCTAGATGCAAATAAATTGCCCACACCTGTAATAGAACAGGTTGCACAAAGAAATGATAATTCAGAACTCGAGTTGACATCAGTTGTGGAAAATACTTTTCCAGCACAAGATATTGTGCAGACTGTTACAGTGAAACGGAAACGTGGAAAATCACAGCCAAATTGTGCTCTGAAAGAACACTCTATGTCTAATATAGACAGTGTCAAGAATTCTTATGAACTGGAGAGCTCTGGGGAAGAGCTGGATCAGAGGTATTCCAAGGCCAAGCCAATGTGTAATACATGTGGGAAAATGTTTTCAGAAGCCAGCAGCTTGAGAAGGCACATGAGAATACATAAAGGAGTCAAACCTTATGTTTGCCACTTGTGTGGAAAGGCATTTACCCAGTGTAACCAGCTGAAAACGCATGTAAGAACTCACACAG gtgAGAAGCCATACAAATGTGAACTGTGTGATAAAGGATTTGCTCAGAAATGTCAGCTAGTCTTCCATAGTCGCATGCATCATGGTGAGGAAAAACCCTATAAATGTGATGTATGCAATTTACAATTTGCAACTTCTAGCAATCTCAAGATTCATGCAag GAAGCATAGTGGAGAGAAGCCATATGTCTGTGATAGGTGCGGACAGAGATTTGCCCAAGCCAGCACCCTGACCTATCATGTTCGTAggcatactggagagaagccttatgtaTGTGATACTTGTGGGAAGGCATTTGCTGTCTCTAGTTCTCTTATCACTCATTCTCGAAAGCATACAG GAGAAAGACCATTTATCTGCGAATTATGTGGAAATTCTTACAcagatattaaaaatttaaagaagcacAAGACAAAAGTTCATTCTG GGGCAGATAAAATTCTAGATTCTAGTATAGAGGATCATCCCTTATGTGAACAAGACTCCATACAGAAAAGCCCTTTATCAGAAACTTTGGATGTGAAGCCTTCTGATATGACTTTACCACTGGCCCTTCCACTTGGGACTGAGGACCACCACATGCTTCTGCCTGTCACAGATAGTCAGTCTCCTACATCAGATACATTGTTGAGGTCAACTGTGAATGGGTATTCAGAACCACAGTTGATTTTTTTACAACAGTTATACTGA
- the ACTRT3 gene encoding actin-related protein T3 isoform X2 translates to MRNIGGSYPVERGLITSWGDMEITWKHIYDHNLKLKPCDVPVLITEPALNPLANRQQITEVFFEHLGVPAFYMSIQGVLALFAAGFTTGFVMNSGAGITQCLPIFEGYCLPHGVQQLHLAGLDLTNYLMMLLKDHGIMLLSAADRRIVADIKETSCYVAMNYEEEIAKKPSTIEKVYQLPDGKMIRLHDQLFQCPEALFCPSLMNLETPGIDKMCFSSIMKCDSDLRNSFFSNIILAGGSTLFPGLDKRLVKDIANVAPANTPVQVIAPPERKISVWMGGSILASLSAFQDMWITAAEFKEVGPNIVHQRCF, encoded by the exons ATGCGCAATATTGGAGGAAG CTACCCAGTGGAGCGTGGTCTCATTACTTCCTGGGgggacatggagatcacatggaagcaTATCTATGACCACAACCTGAAGCTAAAGCCCTGTGATGTCCCAGTCTTGATTACTGAGCCAGCACTGAACCCACTGGCCAATCGACAACAGATCACTGAAGTGTTTTTTGAGCATCTGGGGGTTCCTGCCTTCTATATGTCCATCCAGGGGGTGCTGGCTCTCTTTGCTGCTGGCTTCACAACTGGCTTTGTGATGAATTCAGGTGCTGGGATTACCCAGTGTCTGCCCATTTTTGAAGGTTACTGTCTTCCTCATGGCGTCCAGCAGCTCCATCTGGCTGGCCTTGACCTTACCAACTACCTCATGATGCTGTTGAAGGACCATGGCATCATGCTGCTTAGTGCTGCGGACAGAAGGATTGTTGCAGACATTAAGGAAACCTCTTGTTATGTGGCAATGAACTATGAAGAGGAAATAGCCAAGAAACCTAGTACTATAGAGAAAGTTTACCAACTACCCGATGGGAAGATGATCAGGCTCCATGACCAGCTCTTTCAATGTCCAGAGGCCCTCTTCTGTCCATCTCTCATGAACCTGGAGACTCCTGGCATTGATAAGATGTGCTTCAGCAGCATAATGAAATGCGATTCAGATTTGAggaattcctttttctccaaTATTATCCTTGCTGGGGGATCAACCTTGTTCCCTGGTTTAGACAAGCGGCTGGTTAAAGATATAGCAAATGTGGCGCCTGCCAATACCCCTGTGCAAGTTATAGCTCCCCCAGAAAGGAAAATATCAGTATGGATGGGAGGCTCTATTCTTGCATCCCTGTCTGCCTTCCAAGACATGTGGATCACTGCTGCAGAATTTAAAGAAGTTGGTCCCAACATAGTACACCAGAGATGCTTCTAA